One Mesorhizobium sp. L-2-11 genomic region harbors:
- a CDS encoding YcbK family protein, translated as MVLKSAGSRLAKGESRAIAAALFSVLLASCTSAGDPSLSVGMPGYNASATDTASGTQQVTTDSSSQMTTSQMTMTAKGDASLPEQVASVPVAKPGAQALQGGARSDAGFPVAAAAGAETAAGQTPQPQAAQTVEQADAATQKTEAADAGTAAPKSKAEAAAPAMNNPVYVTAAEPQAYAPKKKGFLASLFSATPASAAPAPQANNRSGEQPPAAQPKAAQPKPAAKPAITLASAKPAEKPVQLASLGDTSRFTDDGLPGVRKTALFGIKRKSGLDDDSDVDLNEDDAYQVAYAPGLARLAPNGLLKQTENVDVACLKPSLVRVLKTIEGHYGKKMIVTSGYRDPARNRRANGAKNSLHMYCAAADIQVPGVPKAQLASYIRSMPGRGGVGTYCHTESVHIDVGPERDWNWRCRRRR; from the coding sequence TTGGTTTTGAAATCAGCAGGATCGCGCCTCGCGAAGGGAGAAAGCCGCGCCATTGCGGCCGCGCTTTTCTCCGTGCTCCTGGCGTCCTGCACCTCGGCCGGCGACCCGTCCCTGTCCGTCGGCATGCCTGGCTACAATGCCTCGGCTACGGACACGGCCTCCGGCACCCAACAGGTCACCACCGATTCGTCGTCGCAGATGACGACTTCACAAATGACGATGACCGCCAAGGGCGACGCAAGCCTTCCCGAGCAGGTCGCTTCTGTGCCAGTGGCCAAGCCAGGGGCGCAGGCCCTCCAGGGAGGCGCCAGGTCGGATGCCGGCTTCCCCGTCGCGGCTGCAGCGGGCGCAGAGACGGCTGCGGGCCAGACGCCGCAGCCACAGGCGGCGCAGACGGTTGAACAGGCCGACGCTGCTACGCAGAAGACTGAAGCCGCCGATGCCGGCACGGCCGCGCCGAAGTCAAAGGCCGAGGCCGCCGCGCCGGCGATGAACAACCCGGTCTATGTGACCGCCGCAGAGCCGCAGGCCTATGCGCCGAAGAAGAAGGGGTTCCTCGCCTCTTTGTTCAGCGCCACGCCCGCCTCGGCAGCACCTGCCCCGCAGGCCAACAACAGGTCGGGCGAGCAACCGCCGGCGGCGCAGCCCAAGGCCGCACAGCCCAAGCCGGCGGCAAAACCCGCCATCACCCTGGCTTCGGCCAAACCGGCTGAAAAGCCGGTGCAACTGGCTTCGCTCGGCGATACCAGCCGTTTCACCGATGACGGGCTGCCTGGCGTGCGCAAGACCGCGCTTTTCGGGATCAAGCGCAAATCCGGCCTCGACGACGACAGCGACGTCGATCTGAACGAGGATGACGCCTATCAGGTGGCATACGCTCCCGGTCTTGCCCGGCTGGCGCCCAACGGTCTTTTGAAGCAGACCGAGAATGTCGACGTTGCCTGCCTAAAACCTTCGCTGGTCCGCGTGCTGAAGACGATCGAGGGCCACTACGGCAAGAAGATGATCGTCACCTCCGGCTATCGTGACCCGGCCCGCAACCGCCGCGCCAACGGCGCCAAGAATTCGCTGCACATGTATTGCGCCGCCGCCGACATCCAGGTTCCAGGCGTCCCGAAAGCGCAACTGGCAAGCTACATCCGCAGCATGCCAGGGCGCGGCGGCGTCGGCACCTACTGCCATACCGAATCCGTCCACATCGACGTCGGTCCCGAGCGCGACTGGAACTGGCGCTGCCGTCGGCGACGGTAA
- a CDS encoding PHA/PHB synthase family protein, giving the protein MSKTPDSGKAEDDRPSTVEQYLVKDPERFALNLARMIEQAGKAASAWAEPREKGEVRDHVAEPVVDMVKTFSKLSEYWLSDPQRALEAQTRLFSGYMTVWANSIQRLSDGGEDAEDAVKPEPGDKRFQDPEWGRNAFFDFLKQAYLVTSRWANELVEHADGLDEHTRHKAGFYVKQVSNAISPSNFILTNPELFRETIASNGENLVRGMKMLAEDIAAGKGDLKLRQADYSSFEIGKNLATTPGKVVGRSDVAEILQYDPATETVLKRPLLICPPWINKFYILDLNPQKSFIRWAVEQGHTVFVISWINPDERHGTKSWEAYIREGLQYGLDTIQKATGEQDVNAVGYCVGGTLLAAALALLAQEGDHRIKSATFFTTQVDFTYAGDLKVFVDEEQVAAVEKAMNEKGYLDGTKMATAFNMLRSGDLIWPYVVNNYMRGKDPLPFDLLYWNADSTRMAAANHSFYLRNCYLENRLSQGEMELAGRVVSLKDVTIPVYNLASKEDHIAPALSVFLGSKYFGGEVDYVLAGSGHIAGVVNPPAAQKYHYWTGGKPTGDFNEWLAKATNHPGSWWPHWQRWIEARDDTRVPARKPGKRMKPLGDAPGTYVKVRV; this is encoded by the coding sequence ATGTCCAAAACACCCGATTCGGGCAAAGCGGAAGATGACCGGCCTTCGACCGTCGAGCAATATCTGGTCAAGGACCCGGAACGCTTCGCCTTGAACCTGGCCCGCATGATCGAGCAGGCCGGCAAGGCGGCTTCCGCATGGGCCGAGCCACGCGAAAAAGGCGAGGTGCGCGATCATGTCGCCGAGCCGGTCGTCGACATGGTGAAAACCTTCTCCAAGCTCAGCGAATACTGGCTTTCCGATCCGCAGCGCGCGCTGGAGGCGCAAACGCGGCTGTTTTCCGGCTACATGACCGTCTGGGCCAACTCCATCCAGCGTCTCAGCGACGGCGGCGAAGACGCCGAAGACGCGGTCAAGCCCGAGCCCGGCGACAAGCGTTTCCAGGACCCAGAATGGGGCCGCAACGCTTTCTTTGATTTCCTCAAGCAGGCCTATCTCGTCACCTCGCGCTGGGCGAACGAACTGGTCGAGCACGCCGATGGCCTGGACGAGCACACCCGCCACAAGGCCGGTTTCTACGTCAAGCAGGTGTCCAACGCCATCTCGCCGTCGAATTTCATCCTGACCAACCCGGAATTGTTTCGCGAGACAATCGCCTCGAATGGCGAAAACCTGGTGCGCGGCATGAAGATGCTGGCCGAGGACATCGCCGCCGGCAAGGGCGACCTGAAACTGAGGCAGGCCGACTATTCGTCTTTCGAGATCGGCAAGAACCTGGCCACGACACCCGGCAAGGTGGTGGGCCGCAGCGACGTCGCCGAGATCCTGCAATATGATCCTGCGACCGAGACCGTGCTCAAGCGGCCGCTGCTGATCTGCCCGCCATGGATCAACAAATTCTACATTCTCGATCTCAACCCGCAAAAATCCTTCATCCGCTGGGCCGTCGAGCAGGGCCACACCGTGTTCGTCATCTCCTGGATCAACCCGGACGAGCGCCACGGCACCAAGAGCTGGGAGGCCTATATCAGAGAGGGCCTGCAATACGGCCTGGACACGATCCAAAAGGCAACCGGCGAACAGGACGTCAACGCCGTCGGCTATTGCGTCGGCGGCACGCTTCTGGCGGCGGCGCTGGCGCTGTTGGCGCAGGAAGGCGACCACCGCATCAAATCGGCCACCTTCTTCACCACCCAGGTCGATTTCACCTATGCCGGCGACCTGAAAGTGTTCGTCGACGAGGAGCAGGTCGCGGCCGTCGAAAAGGCGATGAACGAGAAGGGCTATCTCGACGGCACCAAGATGGCGACCGCCTTCAACATGCTGCGCTCGGGCGACCTGATCTGGCCCTATGTCGTCAACAACTACATGCGCGGCAAGGATCCCCTGCCCTTCGACCTGCTCTACTGGAACGCCGATTCGACCCGCATGGCCGCAGCCAACCATTCCTTCTACCTGCGCAATTGCTATCTCGAGAACAGACTTTCGCAAGGCGAGATGGAACTGGCGGGCCGCGTCGTATCGCTGAAGGATGTCACCATCCCGGTCTATAACCTCGCCTCCAAGGAAGACCATATCGCGCCGGCGCTTTCGGTGTTCCTCGGTTCGAAATATTTCGGCGGCGAGGTCGACTACGTCCTGGCCGGCTCCGGCCACATCGCCGGCGTCGTCAATCCGCCGGCGGCGCAGAAATATCACTACTGGACCGGCGGCAAGCCAACCGGCGACTTCAACGAGTGGCTGGCCAAGGCCACCAACCATCCCGGCTCCTGGTGGCCGCACTGGCAACGCTGGATCGAGGCCAGGGACGACACCCGCGTGCCGGCCCGCAAACCCGGCAAGCGCATGAAACCCCTGGGCGATGCGCCGGGCACCTATGTCAAGGTGCGTGTGTAA
- a CDS encoding LL-diaminopimelate aminotransferase — translation MEEFHKVRRLPPYVFEQVNRLKASARSRGADIIDLGMGNPDLPTPKAIVDKLCEVVRDPRTHRYSSSRGIPGLRRAQANYYARRFGVKLDPDTQVVATLGSKEGFANMAQAITAPGDVILCPNPTYPIHAFGFIMSGGVIRSLQVEPDDGFIPALERGIRHSIPKPLALILNYPSNPTAQVASLDFYKEVVAFAKKNDIIILSDLAYSEIYFDGNPPPSVLQVPGAIDVTVEFTSMSKTFSMPGWRMGFAVGNERLISALTRVKSYLDYGAFTPIQVAAAHALNGDGADIAEVRDIYHKRRDVMVDAFSRAGWVVPAPAASMFAWAPIPEPFKHLGSLEFSKLLIEHADVAVAPGVGFGEHGDDHVRIALVENEHRIRQAARNIKRFLASSAKQPNNVVPLAAHR, via the coding sequence ATGGAAGAATTTCACAAGGTCCGCCGGCTTCCGCCCTACGTCTTCGAGCAGGTCAACCGGCTGAAGGCCAGTGCCCGTTCGCGCGGCGCCGACATCATCGACCTTGGCATGGGCAATCCGGACCTGCCGACGCCCAAGGCCATCGTCGACAAATTGTGCGAGGTCGTGCGCGACCCGCGCACGCATCGCTATTCGTCGTCGCGCGGCATTCCGGGCCTGCGCCGCGCCCAGGCCAATTACTATGCCCGCCGTTTCGGCGTGAAACTCGACCCGGACACGCAAGTGGTGGCGACGCTGGGCTCGAAGGAGGGTTTTGCCAATATGGCGCAGGCCATCACCGCGCCCGGCGACGTGATCCTGTGCCCAAACCCGACCTATCCGATCCACGCTTTCGGCTTCATCATGTCGGGCGGCGTCATCCGCTCGCTGCAGGTGGAGCCGGACGACGGCTTCATTCCGGCGCTGGAGCGCGGCATCCGCCATTCGATCCCGAAGCCGCTGGCGCTGATCCTCAATTATCCGTCGAACCCGACGGCGCAGGTCGCCTCGCTTGATTTCTACAAGGAGGTGGTCGCCTTCGCCAAGAAGAACGACATCATCATCCTGTCTGACCTTGCCTATTCGGAAATCTATTTCGACGGCAATCCGCCGCCCTCGGTGCTGCAGGTGCCGGGCGCGATCGACGTGACGGTCGAGTTCACCTCGATGTCGAAGACCTTTTCGATGCCCGGCTGGCGCATGGGTTTTGCCGTCGGCAACGAGCGGCTGATCTCGGCGTTGACGCGGGTGAAATCCTATCTCGACTACGGCGCCTTCACGCCGATCCAGGTGGCGGCGGCGCATGCGCTCAACGGCGACGGCGCCGATATCGCCGAAGTGCGTGACATCTACCACAAGCGCCGCGACGTCATGGTCGACGCCTTCAGCCGCGCCGGCTGGGTCGTCCCGGCGCCGGCGGCGTCGATGTTCGCCTGGGCGCCGATCCCGGAGCCGTTCAAGCATCTCGGCTCGCTCGAATTCTCCAAGCTTCTGATCGAGCACGCCGACGTGGCGGTGGCGCCGGGCGTCGGCTTCGGCGAGCATGGCGACGACCATGTGCGCATCGCGCTGGTCGAGAACGAGCACCGGATCCGGCAGGCGGCGCGCAACATCAAGCGCTTCCTGGCGTCCAGCGCCAAACAGCCCAACAATGTGGTGCCGCTCGCCGCGCATCGTTGA
- a CDS encoding homoserine dehydrogenase — MAEALRVGIAGLGTVGASVARVLRDKAAELTRQCGREVVVSAVSARDRKRDRGVDLGAAKWFDDPVAMAQTAQIDVFVELIGGDEGPSHSSVKAALEAGRHVVTANKALLAKHGVALAETAEKKGVLLNYEAAVAGGIPVIKTMREAMAGNSVTRVFGILNGTCNYILTRMEAEGLSFDDCLKDAQRLGYAEADPTFDIEGHDTAHKLSILTSLAFGTRIAANDIYMEGISNISQADIRAAGDLGYRIKLLGVAQRTESGIEQRVHPTMVPTASVIAQVHGVTNAVAIETDILGELLLSGPGAGGNATASAVVGDIADIAKSRPGFRHGPVFGLPAKELRPYKKAQMRSHAGGYFIRLTVHDRIGVFAAIAKRMADNDISLESIVQHAAGPDTALQKTVILVTHETTEAAVRKAVDGITRDDHLTDKPQVIRIERAE, encoded by the coding sequence ATGGCTGAAGCGTTGCGTGTTGGAATCGCCGGTCTTGGCACCGTCGGCGCGTCGGTGGCGCGCGTGCTGCGCGACAAGGCGGCTGAACTGACGCGGCAATGCGGCCGCGAGGTCGTCGTGTCGGCCGTCTCGGCCCGCGATCGCAAACGCGACCGCGGCGTCGATCTCGGCGCAGCCAAGTGGTTCGACGATCCGGTGGCGATGGCGCAGACCGCCCAGATCGACGTCTTCGTCGAGCTGATCGGCGGCGACGAAGGGCCGTCGCATTCATCCGTGAAAGCAGCACTTGAAGCCGGCCGCCACGTCGTCACCGCCAACAAGGCACTGCTCGCCAAACATGGCGTGGCGCTGGCCGAGACCGCCGAGAAGAAGGGCGTACTGCTCAATTACGAGGCGGCGGTGGCGGGCGGCATTCCGGTCATCAAGACGATGCGCGAGGCGATGGCCGGCAATTCGGTGACCCGCGTCTTCGGCATCCTCAACGGCACCTGCAACTACATCCTGACCCGCATGGAAGCCGAGGGCCTGTCGTTCGACGACTGCCTGAAGGATGCGCAGCGGCTGGGCTATGCCGAGGCCGATCCGACCTTCGACATCGAGGGCCACGACACCGCGCACAAGCTGTCGATCCTGACCAGCCTTGCCTTCGGCACGAGGATTGCCGCCAACGACATCTATATGGAAGGCATTTCCAACATCAGCCAGGCCGACATCCGCGCGGCCGGGGATCTCGGCTACCGGATAAAGCTGCTTGGCGTCGCCCAGCGCACGGAAAGCGGTATCGAACAGCGCGTGCACCCGACCATGGTGCCGACGGCCTCGGTCATCGCGCAGGTGCACGGCGTCACCAATGCGGTGGCCATCGAAACCGATATCCTTGGCGAGCTTTTGCTCTCCGGTCCCGGTGCCGGCGGCAATGCCACCGCATCGGCAGTGGTTGGCGACATTGCCGACATCGCCAAGAGCCGGCCCGGCTTCCGGCACGGTCCGGTCTTCGGTCTGCCGGCGAAGGAATTGCGTCCTTACAAGAAAGCGCAGATGCGCAGCCATGCCGGCGGCTATTTCATCCGGCTGACCGTGCATGACCGCATCGGCGTCTTTGCGGCAATAGCCAAACGCATGGCCGACAACGACATTTCACTGGAATCGATCGTGCAGCACGCCGCCGGGCCGGATACCGCCTTGCAGAAAACAGTGATTCTCGTCACCCACGAGACGACGGAGGCGGCGGTCCGCAAGGCCGTCGACGGCATCACCAGGGATGATCATCTGACCGACAAGCCGCAGGTCATCCGCATCGAGCGGGCGGAATAG
- the glpX gene encoding class II fructose-bisphosphatase, whose product MNIAQNIVAGLDRILTMELVRVTERAAVAAARLRGRGDEKAADQAAVDAMREELNRLAINGTVVIGEGERDEAPMLYIGEEVGSGKGPAVDIALDPLEGTTICAKNLPNALAVIAIAEKGSLLFAPDVYMDKIAIGPGYADGVIDIDATPAENIASLARAKGVAVSEITACILDRPRHGALIEAVRATGAAIRLIGDGDVAGVIHTTDPDETGIDIYLGTGGAPEGVLAAAALRCTGGQMQGRLILDTPQKLARAAKMGILDPKRVYRAHDMARGDVLFAATGVTDGNMLAGVKFGRNSITTHTIVLRSSSRTVREIKARHQDLEKF is encoded by the coding sequence ATGAACATTGCCCAGAACATCGTCGCCGGCCTTGACCGGATACTCACCATGGAACTGGTGCGTGTGACCGAACGGGCCGCCGTTGCGGCAGCCAGATTGCGCGGACGCGGCGACGAAAAGGCTGCCGACCAGGCCGCGGTCGACGCGATGCGCGAAGAGCTCAACCGCCTCGCCATCAACGGCACGGTGGTGATCGGCGAAGGCGAACGCGACGAGGCGCCGATGCTCTATATCGGCGAAGAGGTCGGTTCCGGCAAAGGCCCGGCGGTCGATATTGCGCTCGATCCGCTCGAAGGCACGACGATCTGCGCCAAGAACCTGCCCAATGCACTGGCGGTCATCGCGATCGCGGAAAAGGGCAGCCTTCTGTTCGCGCCCGACGTCTATATGGACAAGATCGCCATTGGCCCGGGTTACGCGGACGGCGTCATCGACATCGACGCCACGCCGGCCGAAAACATCGCCAGCCTGGCCAGGGCCAAGGGCGTGGCTGTGTCGGAGATCACCGCCTGCATCCTCGACCGGCCGCGCCATGGCGCGCTGATCGAGGCGGTGCGCGCCACGGGCGCTGCGATCCGGCTGATCGGCGACGGTGACGTCGCCGGCGTCATCCACACCACCGATCCGGACGAAACCGGCATCGACATCTATCTCGGCACCGGCGGCGCGCCGGAGGGTGTGCTGGCGGCGGCAGCATTACGCTGCACCGGCGGCCAGATGCAGGGGAGGCTGATCCTCGACACACCGCAAAAGCTGGCGCGCGCAGCGAAGATGGGCATCCTCGATCCGAAGCGGGTCTACCGCGCGCACGACATGGCGCGCGGCGACGTGCTGTTCGCAGCAACCGGCGTGACCGACGGCAACATGCTGGCCGGCGTCAAGTTCGGCCGCAATTCCATCACCACGCACACGATCGTGCTGCGCTCGTCGTCGCGCACCGTGCGCGAGATCAAGGCCAGGCACCAGGATCTGGAAAAGTTTTGA
- the recJ gene encoding single-stranded-DNA-specific exonuclease RecJ yields the protein MTGENRIFLDVRQSASGVSWEHRLTERQDMTALAIAQGYGVPDIVARVLAGRGVTAEQTERFLDPTIRDLLPDPASLTDMDKAAARIAGAVVAREKVAIFGDYDVDGAASSALLKRFLTHFSVPAEIYIPDRIFEGYGPNPEAMRELVSRGATLIVTVDCGTNSAASIDAANAAGADVVVLDHHQLGGPLPAAVAVVNPNREDDLSGQGHLCAAGVVFLALVQTAKILRGRLPGAAPPDLLGLLDLVALATVCDVVPLTGVNRAFVVKGLQIARQQRNEGLAALARVSRIGEPVSTFHLAYLIGPRINAGGRIGDAALGGRLLATDDPVEARTIAETLDRLNQERQQMELEMLAAARVEADAELAGGNGPAIVVTASSNWHPGIVGLLASRLKDHARRPAFAIAFNANGVGTGSGRSVSGFDLGRLVREAAIAGLIVKGGGHGMAAGITVERAKLGALRAFFEERAAAEVFRLQGEESLAIDGALAAEGATLGLLDALEKAGPFGAGHVAPVFALPRHRLADARPVGTNHIRAELQSESGGRIQAIAFRAVDTALGEFLFKNRGKPVHVAGSLSGNYWNGNRTVQFRIVDAARA from the coding sequence ATGACGGGCGAAAACCGTATCTTCCTCGATGTCAGGCAGTCTGCATCAGGTGTTTCCTGGGAACACCGGCTGACCGAGCGGCAGGACATGACCGCGCTTGCCATCGCGCAAGGCTATGGCGTGCCGGACATCGTTGCGCGCGTGCTCGCCGGGCGCGGCGTGACCGCCGAGCAGACCGAGCGGTTCCTGGATCCGACCATCCGCGATCTTTTGCCGGACCCGGCGTCGCTGACCGACATGGACAAGGCCGCCGCCCGCATCGCCGGGGCAGTCGTTGCCAGGGAAAAGGTGGCGATCTTCGGCGACTACGATGTCGATGGCGCGGCCTCGTCGGCGCTGCTCAAGCGGTTCCTCACGCATTTCTCGGTGCCTGCGGAGATCTACATACCGGACCGTATCTTCGAAGGGTACGGCCCCAATCCGGAAGCGATGCGCGAACTCGTCTCGCGCGGCGCGACGCTGATCGTCACCGTCGATTGCGGCACCAACAGCGCCGCTTCCATCGACGCGGCGAACGCTGCCGGCGCCGATGTCGTGGTGCTCGATCATCACCAGCTCGGCGGTCCGTTGCCGGCAGCGGTTGCGGTCGTCAATCCCAATCGCGAGGACGACCTTTCGGGGCAGGGCCATCTTTGTGCCGCCGGCGTCGTCTTCCTGGCGCTGGTGCAGACGGCGAAGATCCTGCGCGGCCGGTTGCCGGGTGCCGCACCGCCGGACCTGCTCGGCCTGCTCGACCTCGTTGCACTGGCCACCGTTTGCGACGTGGTGCCGCTGACCGGCGTCAACCGCGCCTTCGTGGTCAAGGGACTGCAGATCGCACGCCAGCAGCGGAACGAAGGATTGGCGGCATTGGCGCGGGTCTCGCGCATCGGCGAGCCGGTCAGCACCTTTCATCTGGCCTATCTGATCGGCCCGCGCATCAATGCCGGCGGGCGCATCGGCGACGCAGCACTCGGCGGCCGCCTGCTCGCCACCGACGATCCTGTCGAGGCCCGCACTATCGCCGAGACGCTGGACCGGCTCAATCAGGAGCGGCAGCAGATGGAACTGGAAATGCTGGCCGCGGCACGCGTCGAGGCCGATGCCGAGCTTGCCGGCGGCAATGGTCCGGCCATCGTCGTCACCGCCAGCTCCAACTGGCATCCGGGCATCGTCGGCCTGCTGGCCTCGCGGCTCAAGGACCATGCGCGCCGGCCGGCTTTCGCCATTGCCTTCAACGCCAATGGTGTCGGCACGGGGTCGGGCCGTTCGGTGTCGGGCTTCGATCTTGGCCGGCTGGTGCGCGAGGCGGCCATTGCCGGGCTGATCGTCAAGGGCGGCGGCCATGGCATGGCGGCCGGCATCACGGTGGAGCGGGCGAAACTTGGCGCGCTCAGGGCCTTCTTCGAGGAACGCGCGGCGGCCGAGGTGTTCCGGCTGCAGGGCGAGGAAAGCCTGGCGATCGACGGTGCGCTGGCCGCCGAGGGCGCGACGCTTGGCCTGCTCGATGCACTGGAGAAAGCCGGCCCGTTCGGCGCCGGGCACGTCGCACCAGTCTTTGCGCTGCCGCGCCATCGCCTTGCCGATGCGAGGCCGGTCGGCACCAATCACATCCGCGCCGAGTTGCAGTCGGAAAGCGGCGGCCGCATCCAGGCGATCGCGTTTCGCGCCGTCGATACGGCGCTCGGCGAATTCCTGTTCAAGAACAGGGGCAAGCCGGTGCATGTCGCCGGTTCGCTGTCGGGCAATTACTGGAACGGCAACCGCACTGTGCAGTTCCGCATCGTCGATGCCGCGCGCGCCTGA
- a CDS encoding patatin family protein: MLDWASLHNRPDVREANGLSSAAGASKISSARKTGISLALGGGCARGWAHIGVLRALDEAGIEVSMIAGTSIGALVGGCYLAGKLDELEEFARSLTKRRIFGLLDLNLRGSGLFGGMKLDARLREHMAGIRFEDLPKPFVCVTTEIRTGHEIWLSGGLLITAMRASYALPGVFEPVSCNGRVLVDGALVNPVPVSVCRAYEQPLVVAVNLHYDLFGRAAVIKHSAGELVVEKDAPRPGLIDTGHQYQTRLGITGVMVEAFNIIQDRISRARLAGDPPDLSLQPKLSHIGLTEFHRADEAIRIGYQVTMAQIDELARLQAVLA, encoded by the coding sequence ATGCTCGACTGGGCGTCATTGCATAACAGACCTGACGTTCGGGAGGCCAATGGCCTGTCATCGGCCGCCGGTGCATCCAAAATCAGCTCCGCCAGGAAAACAGGCATTTCGCTGGCATTGGGCGGCGGCTGCGCGCGCGGCTGGGCCCATATCGGTGTGCTGCGCGCGCTCGACGAAGCTGGCATCGAAGTGTCGATGATCGCCGGCACCTCGATCGGCGCGCTGGTCGGCGGCTGTTATCTTGCCGGCAAGCTGGATGAACTGGAAGAATTCGCAAGAAGCCTGACCAAGCGGCGCATTTTTGGTCTTCTCGATCTCAATTTGCGCGGCAGCGGATTGTTCGGCGGCATGAAGCTCGATGCACGGCTGCGCGAGCACATGGCCGGCATCCGTTTCGAAGATCTGCCCAAGCCTTTCGTCTGCGTCACCACGGAGATCCGCACCGGCCATGAAATCTGGCTGTCGGGCGGCTTGCTGATCACCGCCATGCGCGCCTCCTATGCCCTGCCCGGCGTGTTCGAACCGGTCAGTTGCAACGGGCGCGTGCTGGTCGACGGTGCGCTGGTCAATCCGGTCCCGGTCTCGGTCTGCCGCGCCTACGAGCAGCCGCTCGTGGTCGCGGTGAACCTTCACTACGATCTGTTCGGCCGCGCCGCCGTCATCAAGCACAGCGCCGGCGAACTGGTCGTCGAGAAGGACGCGCCAAGGCCCGGCCTCATCGACACAGGGCACCAATACCAGACACGGCTCGGCATTACCGGCGTCATGGTCGAAGCCTTCAACATCATCCAGGACCGCATTTCGCGGGCGCGTCTGGCCGGCGACCCGCCTGATCTGTCGCTGCAGCCAAAGCTCAGCCATATCGGCCTGACCGAATTCCACCGCGCCGACGAGGCGATCCGCATCGGCTATCAGGTGACGATGGCCCAGATCGACGAGTTGGCCCGCCTGCAGGCGGTTCTCGCCTGA
- the hisI gene encoding phosphoribosyl-AMP cyclohydrolase: MSAVEFPKAPSDKKTLEESTVFSPRFDAGGLVTVVVTNAEDGMLLMVAHMNAEALALTLETGIAHYWSRSRSALWKKGETSGNVQKIVEMLTDCDQDAIWLRVKVMGHDATCHTGRRSCFYRTVGLIDGKGTLASDGSKPLFDAQETYRKPHEPSI, encoded by the coding sequence ATGTCGGCAGTGGAATTTCCGAAAGCTCCATCAGACAAGAAAACACTGGAAGAAAGCACGGTCTTTTCGCCGCGCTTCGATGCCGGCGGCCTGGTCACCGTCGTCGTCACCAATGCCGAAGACGGCATGCTGCTGATGGTCGCGCATATGAACGCCGAGGCGCTGGCGCTGACGCTGGAAACCGGCATCGCCCACTACTGGTCGCGCTCGCGCAGCGCTCTGTGGAAGAAGGGCGAAACGTCCGGGAATGTCCAGAAAATCGTCGAGATGCTCACGGATTGTGACCAGGACGCAATATGGCTGCGCGTCAAAGTGATGGGCCACGACGCAACCTGCCACACCGGCCGGCGTTCCTGCTTTTATCGGACGGTGGGACTGATCGACGGCAAGGGGACGCTTGCCAGCGATGGCAGCAAGCCGCTGTTCGATGCGCAAGAAACGTATCGAAAGCCCCATGAACCATCCATTTGA
- the folE gene encoding GTP cyclohydrolase I FolE, producing MDAVIKKFMPPSAYMEKPVTDRPTEAEAEAAVRTLLRWTGDNPDREGLVDTPKRVVKAYREMFGGYDKCPAEELGRTFEEVAGYDDLVLVKDITFHSHCEHHMVPIIGKAHVGYLPDGKVVGLSKIARVVDIFAQRLQTQEAMTAQIAGVIQDVLNPRGVAVMLEAEHMCMAMRGIRKEGSTTLTSTFTGVFKDTPEEQVRFVTMVRGGRG from the coding sequence ATGGATGCCGTCATCAAGAAATTCATGCCCCCTTCCGCCTATATGGAAAAGCCGGTCACCGATCGGCCGACCGAAGCCGAAGCCGAGGCCGCGGTGCGCACGCTGTTGCGTTGGACCGGCGACAACCCGGACCGGGAGGGCCTGGTCGACACGCCAAAGCGCGTGGTGAAGGCCTATCGCGAAATGTTCGGCGGCTACGACAAGTGCCCGGCCGAGGAACTCGGCCGCACCTTCGAGGAGGTCGCCGGCTATGACGACCTCGTCCTGGTAAAGGATATAACGTTCCATTCGCATTGCGAGCACCACATGGTGCCGATCATCGGCAAGGCGCATGTCGGCTATCTGCCGGACGGCAAGGTCGTCGGCCTGTCCAAGATCGCCCGCGTCGTCGATATCTTTGCCCAGCGCCTGCAGACCCAGGAAGCGATGACCGCACAGATCGCCGGCGTCATCCAGGATGTGCTCAATCCACGCGGCGTCGCCGTCATGCTCGAAGCCGAGCATATGTGCATGGCCATGCGCGGCATCCGCAAGGAAGGATCCACGACGCTGACCTCGACCTTCACCGGCGTCTTCAAGGACACGCCCGAGGAACAGGTCCGCTTCGTCACCATGGTGCGCGGCGGCAGGGGCTGA